The following are from one region of the Stigmatella ashevillena genome:
- a CDS encoding GNAT family N-acetyltransferase, with translation MELLTARLRLREFDLEDWRATWPYESDPEVVRYQSHDVRSPEESQQYILDSRATVNESPRRIYDLAVVLRAEERLIGRCGLKVTDASQREGALWYILDRSHWGRGYVPEAAQALLDFGFGTLGLHRVWADCDPRNPPSVRVLQKLGMRQEAHFRENAFIKGEWCDSLIFAILDREWAARPRQ, from the coding sequence ATGGAACTGCTGACCGCTCGGTTGCGTCTGCGAGAGTTCGACCTGGAAGACTGGCGGGCCACCTGGCCCTACGAGTCCGACCCGGAGGTGGTCCGCTACCAGTCGCATGACGTCCGCTCCCCCGAGGAGAGCCAGCAGTACATCCTGGATTCCCGGGCCACGGTGAATGAGTCGCCTCGGCGCATCTACGACTTGGCGGTGGTGCTCCGCGCAGAGGAGCGCCTCATCGGCCGCTGTGGCTTGAAGGTGACCGATGCCAGTCAGCGCGAAGGGGCGCTCTGGTACATCCTCGACCGCTCTCACTGGGGACGGGGCTATGTCCCCGAGGCCGCCCAGGCACTGCTGGACTTCGGCTTTGGAACGCTCGGCCTTCACCGGGTCTGGGCGGACTGCGATCCCCGCAACCCTCCTTCCGTGAGGGTGCTGCAAAAGCTGGGGATGCGCCAGGAGGCCCACTTCCGGGAGAATGCCTTCATCAAGGGCGAGTGGTGCGATTCGCTGATCTTCGCCATCCTCGATCGGGAGTGGGCGGCGCGGCCGCGCCAGTAG
- a CDS encoding pseudouridine synthase — MRRKKTPRWLQAARVRGGPVEEAGRADWLARALGRSGIMPQQAAEQAIREGRVKVEGRLEREPFAPVRLGATVFVDGWAYRLEAPLHVLMFHKPEGVIVAGTDPEGQGTVFERLRAVLPPDMRNFEWYAVGRLDRDTTGLLLFTNDERVFQHGTSPEKHLPKRYVAQVAGNLSEETLARLREGMVLEDGPTRPAGARLLAPECVELVLTEGRHHQVKRMLAAVGHPVLALHRQAVGSVALDVPVGDWRSLSPGEVTAGLGFQAS; from the coding sequence ATGCGCAGGAAGAAGACACCCCGGTGGTTGCAAGCGGCGCGAGTGCGCGGTGGGCCTGTGGAAGAGGCTGGGCGCGCGGACTGGTTGGCCCGGGCGCTCGGGCGGTCAGGCATCATGCCCCAGCAGGCGGCAGAGCAGGCCATTCGGGAGGGACGGGTGAAGGTGGAGGGCCGCTTGGAGCGGGAGCCCTTCGCGCCGGTGCGCTTGGGCGCGACGGTCTTCGTGGATGGCTGGGCCTACCGTTTGGAGGCCCCGCTGCACGTGCTCATGTTCCACAAGCCAGAGGGCGTCATCGTGGCGGGGACGGATCCGGAGGGACAGGGAACGGTATTCGAGCGTTTGCGCGCCGTCCTGCCGCCGGACATGAGGAACTTCGAGTGGTACGCCGTGGGCCGCCTGGACCGGGACACGACGGGGCTGCTGCTTTTCACCAATGACGAGCGGGTGTTCCAGCACGGCACCTCGCCGGAGAAGCACCTGCCGAAGCGGTATGTGGCCCAGGTGGCGGGGAATCTCTCGGAAGAGACGCTGGCACGGCTTCGGGAGGGGATGGTGCTGGAGGATGGGCCCACGCGGCCTGCGGGAGCGCGGCTGCTCGCGCCAGAGTGCGTGGAACTGGTGCTCACCGAAGGGCGCCACCACCAGGTGAAACGCATGCTCGCAGCGGTCGGCCACCCGGTCCTGGCGCTGCACCGGCAAGCCGTGGGCTCCGTGGCGCTGGACGTGCCCGTGGGAGACTGGCGCTCCCTGAGCCCGGGGGAAGTGACCGCGGGACTGGGCTTTCAAGCTTCGTGA
- a CDS encoding SAM-dependent methyltransferase: MLAQELKVPISAVDSHAPFLSRLESEAEQRGLRHLLRTRCADFGQLEDVPGSYDVLWAEGSIYVLGWKEGLTRWRRLLAPGGLMAVTEATWLTDSPPSDAVAFWREAYPTMGTLASNTAVAREAGYQVLDTFPLPPSAWWDEYYGPLRERMDMLRTEAASNPALAEAISSMQREIDLYERSEGAYGYVFYLLRVS; this comes from the coding sequence GTGTTGGCTCAGGAACTGAAGGTTCCCATCTCCGCCGTGGACAGCCACGCTCCCTTTCTCTCGCGGCTGGAGTCGGAGGCGGAGCAAAGAGGCCTGCGCCACCTGCTCCGGACCCGATGCGCGGACTTCGGCCAACTCGAGGATGTGCCTGGCAGTTATGACGTGCTCTGGGCGGAGGGCTCCATCTACGTCCTGGGCTGGAAGGAGGGGCTGACGCGCTGGCGCCGGTTGCTGGCACCCGGTGGGCTCATGGCTGTGACCGAGGCGACCTGGCTGACGGACTCGCCTCCCTCCGACGCGGTGGCTTTCTGGCGGGAGGCCTACCCCACCATGGGCACCCTCGCCTCGAACACTGCCGTGGCACGAGAGGCCGGGTACCAGGTGCTGGACACCTTCCCGTTGCCGCCATCCGCGTGGTGGGACGAGTACTACGGGCCGCTCCGGGAGCGGATGGACATGCTGCGGACCGAGGCCGCGAGCAACCCCGCGCTCGCGGAGGCCATCTCCTCGATGCAGCGGGAGATCGACCTCTATGAACGTTCGGAAGGTGCCTACGGATACGTCTTCTATCTGCTGCGCGTGTCCTGA
- a CDS encoding SDR family oxidoreductase produces the protein MRVLILGIAGGIARKLATRLLASGHEVLGLDARPWTGAPRSIEIHRMDVRKRAAEDIFRRRRPDAVVHMATVTAFSLKGGERERINLDGTKAVFDHCRDHGVKQVLFVGRHTFYGAAPDSLLYHTEDEPPRALDKVPELADLVAADLYAATALWRFPEMTTAVLRLCYTLGAPGTGTLVSFLRGRRVPMVLGYDPLFQVLQEEDVVTALQLALEKRIRGIFNVAGPPPMPLSVIIRETGRTPIPLPSTLLAWLLGRIGLPTLSRGALDHIKYPIVADTRQFREATGFQYAYDEGRLLRVFREAAPLPGR, from the coding sequence GTGAGGGTGCTCATCCTCGGCATCGCAGGCGGCATCGCCCGGAAGCTGGCCACACGGTTGCTCGCCTCCGGGCACGAGGTGCTCGGGCTGGACGCACGCCCCTGGACGGGCGCGCCCCGGAGCATCGAGATTCACCGCATGGATGTGCGAAAGCGCGCCGCGGAAGACATCTTCCGGCGCCGCCGCCCGGACGCCGTGGTGCACATGGCCACCGTGACGGCCTTCTCCCTCAAGGGAGGAGAACGCGAGCGCATCAACCTGGATGGCACCAAGGCCGTCTTCGACCACTGCCGCGACCACGGCGTGAAGCAGGTGCTCTTCGTCGGGCGCCACACATTCTACGGTGCCGCCCCGGACTCGCTGCTCTACCACACCGAGGACGAGCCCCCCCGCGCCCTGGACAAGGTCCCCGAGCTGGCCGACCTCGTCGCCGCAGACCTCTATGCCGCCACCGCCCTGTGGCGCTTCCCCGAGATGACCACCGCCGTGCTGCGCCTCTGCTACACGCTGGGGGCGCCCGGCACCGGAACCCTCGTCAGCTTCCTGCGGGGCCGACGCGTCCCCATGGTGCTCGGCTATGATCCGCTCTTCCAGGTCCTCCAAGAGGAGGACGTGGTGACGGCCCTTCAGCTCGCCCTCGAAAAGCGCATCCGCGGCATCTTCAACGTGGCGGGCCCGCCGCCCATGCCGCTGTCCGTCATCATCCGGGAGACAGGCCGCACGCCCATCCCCCTCCCCAGCACCCTGCTGGCCTGGCTCCTCGGACGCATAGGGCTTCCCACGCTGTCGCGGGGCGCGCTGGACCACATCAAATACCCCATCGTCGCGGACACGCGGCAGTTCCGCGAGGCCACCGGCTTCCAGTATGCCTACGACGAGGGGCGCCTCCTGCGCGTCTTCCGGGAGGCGGCTCCCCTTCCGGGGCGATGA
- a CDS encoding lysophospholipid acyltransferase family protein, with the protein MALDDSLEARVERLELPFNEFGVDPYGISKKHLARAAPVLAFFYRHYFRVRCFGCEHVPPRGRAMLVGNHSGGYAVDGAMVLTSMFLEMEPPRLAQGMAEKFINRFPIASLWTSRTGQFTGLPEHARRLLEDDRLLMIFPEGYKGTAKLYNERYSLVDFGTGFMRLALQTRSPIIPFAFLGGGTAVPTVANLYKLGRLFGVPYIPVTPYVFPLPLPTPLEIHYGEPLTFTGTGNEDDEIIVGYVEQVKARIAELIEKGRVRRQERLFL; encoded by the coding sequence GTGGCGCTCGATGACTCTCTGGAAGCGCGGGTCGAACGGCTGGAGCTGCCGTTCAATGAATTTGGTGTGGACCCGTACGGCATCTCCAAGAAACACCTGGCCCGGGCGGCCCCCGTCCTTGCCTTCTTCTACCGGCACTACTTCCGGGTCAGGTGCTTCGGCTGCGAGCATGTCCCGCCCCGGGGGCGAGCAATGCTGGTGGGAAACCACTCGGGCGGGTACGCCGTGGATGGGGCCATGGTCCTCACCTCCATGTTCCTGGAGATGGAGCCTCCCCGGCTCGCCCAGGGCATGGCGGAGAAGTTCATCAACCGCTTCCCCATCGCCTCCCTCTGGACGAGCCGCACCGGCCAGTTCACTGGACTGCCCGAGCATGCCCGCCGCCTGCTGGAGGATGACCGGCTGCTGATGATCTTCCCCGAAGGCTACAAGGGCACCGCGAAGCTCTACAACGAGCGGTATTCGCTCGTGGACTTCGGGACTGGGTTCATGCGCCTGGCCCTCCAGACGCGCTCTCCCATCATCCCCTTCGCGTTCCTCGGGGGCGGCACGGCCGTTCCCACGGTGGCCAATCTGTACAAGCTGGGGCGGCTGTTTGGCGTGCCCTACATTCCCGTCACGCCCTACGTGTTTCCCCTCCCCCTGCCGACGCCCCTGGAGATCCACTACGGCGAGCCGCTCACCTTCACGGGGACCGGAAACGAGGATGACGAGATCATCGTCGGCTATGTCGAGCAGGTGAAGGCCCGCATCGCGGAGCTCATCGAGAAGGGGCGTGTCCGCCGGCAGGAAAGGCTGTTCCTGTGA
- a CDS encoding M20/M25/M40 family metallo-hydrolase: MRTKQLGAIALWLACATPAFAGDADKEVWITVGTDALEPVRASLLREGTVLPAVAHEKDGVAVLHVRESQLDKVSAVIHSKLNRCAGFMAHDSEAQAREALAQLTPREMAPSLVSYTIDNPTAAKSLVGAVTESGIRGTITSLSTGFPSRRYTLASGKDAATWLKDRWTTLANGRSDISVELYTHSSTVSPQPSVILTIKGTSTTSNEVVVLGGHLDSINGSGSSAAAPGADDDASGVASLTEVIRVIVAKGYRPLRTVKFMAYAAEEGGLRGSKDIAAKYKSTSVNVVGVLQLDMTNYRGSSPHIVLVSDYTNAAQNTFLTNLLTQYVPNTVVGTTRCGYACSDHASWHNQGYPASIPFEAYLGEDNPTIHTANDTLAQSAGSAQNSVKFTQLAAAYVAELAKGTVTVP; this comes from the coding sequence ATGAGGACGAAGCAGCTGGGTGCCATTGCCCTGTGGTTGGCCTGTGCCACGCCTGCGTTCGCGGGCGACGCGGACAAGGAAGTCTGGATCACCGTGGGGACGGACGCGCTGGAGCCCGTGCGCGCCTCGCTCCTGCGAGAGGGAACGGTGCTTCCCGCCGTCGCCCATGAGAAGGACGGCGTCGCGGTGTTGCACGTGCGCGAGTCCCAGCTCGACAAGGTGTCCGCGGTCATCCACAGCAAGCTCAACCGCTGCGCGGGGTTCATGGCCCATGACAGCGAAGCGCAGGCCCGGGAGGCGCTCGCGCAGCTCACGCCCCGCGAGATGGCTCCTTCCCTGGTCAGCTACACCATCGACAACCCCACGGCGGCGAAGTCGCTGGTGGGCGCGGTCACGGAGTCCGGAATCCGCGGCACCATCACCTCGCTGTCGACGGGTTTCCCCTCCCGCCGCTACACCCTCGCTTCGGGCAAGGATGCCGCCACCTGGCTGAAGGACCGGTGGACGACCCTGGCCAATGGGCGCAGCGACATCTCGGTGGAACTCTATACGCACTCCAGCACGGTCTCTCCGCAGCCCTCTGTCATTCTCACCATCAAGGGCACCTCGACCACGTCCAACGAGGTCGTCGTCCTGGGTGGACACCTGGACTCCATCAATGGCAGCGGTTCCTCGGCCGCCGCGCCCGGCGCGGACGACGACGCCTCCGGGGTGGCTTCGCTCACCGAGGTCATCCGCGTGATTGTCGCCAAGGGGTACCGTCCGCTCCGGACGGTGAAGTTCATGGCCTATGCCGCCGAGGAGGGAGGGCTCCGGGGCTCGAAGGACATCGCCGCGAAGTACAAGAGCACCTCCGTCAACGTGGTGGGCGTGCTGCAGTTGGACATGACCAACTACCGCGGCTCCAGCCCCCACATCGTTCTGGTGTCCGACTACACCAATGCGGCTCAGAACACGTTCCTCACCAACCTCCTCACCCAATACGTGCCCAACACCGTCGTGGGCACGACGCGCTGCGGCTATGCCTGCTCGGATCACGCCTCCTGGCACAATCAGGGCTATCCGGCCTCCATCCCTTTCGAGGCGTACCTGGGGGAGGACAATCCCACCATCCACACCGCGAATGACACCCTGGCGCAGTCGGCGGGCAGCGCGCAGAACTCGGTCAAGTTCACCCAGCTCGCCGCGGCCTACGTGGCCGAGCTCGCCAAGGGCACCGTCACCGTCCCGTAG
- a CDS encoding glucan 1,4-alpha-maltotetraohydrolase domain-containing protein codes for MFKKKVQGGLLFLSWVLGLAASQAAFAGPMDGNSSDVMLQGFHWHSYQTSPWWGVIQNKASDIGASGFTMVWLPPSSDAASNEGYLPRQLSVQTSRYGNDTQLRSAIGALHTYKVKAIADIVINHRVGTTNWADFTNPAWGSWAVTRGDEWTGATGNADTGDGYGAARDVDHTHATVQGDLKNWMNGLKSNIGYDGWRYDYVKGFNGSYVGNYNTATVPYFSVGELWTDLNLGNPDAHRQQLMNWIDATGGKSTAFDFTTKGLLQQAVQYNEFWRMKDSAGKPAGAIGWWAAKSVTFIDNHDTGPSSPSGGQNHWPFPSDKIMQGYAYILTHPGVPCVYWVHFYDWGYAADIKKLMAIRKSKGVHSSSAVSIQVADTSRYAALITGTSGTVAMKIGPGDWAPSGSGWTLATSGNNYAVWTK; via the coding sequence ATGTTCAAGAAGAAGGTCCAGGGTGGACTGCTGTTCCTGTCGTGGGTGCTGGGGCTCGCAGCGTCGCAGGCCGCGTTCGCGGGGCCGATGGATGGCAACAGCAGCGACGTGATGCTCCAGGGCTTCCACTGGCATTCCTACCAGACGTCCCCGTGGTGGGGCGTCATCCAGAACAAGGCCTCCGACATCGGCGCCAGCGGCTTCACCATGGTGTGGCTGCCTCCCAGCAGCGATGCGGCCTCCAACGAAGGCTACCTGCCCAGACAGCTCAGTGTGCAGACCAGCCGGTATGGCAATGACACGCAGCTCCGGTCGGCCATTGGCGCACTGCACACCTACAAGGTGAAGGCCATCGCAGACATTGTCATCAACCACCGCGTGGGCACCACCAACTGGGCGGACTTCACCAACCCCGCCTGGGGCTCCTGGGCCGTGACACGGGGAGATGAGTGGACGGGCGCCACGGGCAACGCCGATACAGGAGACGGCTACGGCGCCGCACGTGACGTGGACCACACCCACGCCACCGTCCAGGGCGATCTCAAGAACTGGATGAATGGGCTCAAGTCCAACATCGGCTACGACGGCTGGCGCTATGACTACGTGAAGGGTTTCAACGGCTCGTATGTTGGCAATTACAACACCGCCACCGTCCCCTACTTCTCCGTGGGAGAGCTGTGGACGGACCTGAACCTGGGCAACCCCGACGCCCACCGCCAGCAGCTCATGAACTGGATCGACGCCACGGGTGGCAAGTCGACGGCGTTCGACTTCACCACCAAGGGCCTCCTTCAGCAGGCCGTTCAGTACAACGAGTTCTGGCGGATGAAGGACAGCGCGGGCAAGCCCGCCGGGGCCATCGGCTGGTGGGCGGCCAAGTCGGTGACGTTCATCGACAACCACGACACCGGCCCGAGTTCCCCCAGCGGAGGCCAGAACCACTGGCCCTTCCCCAGTGACAAGATCATGCAGGGCTACGCCTACATCCTGACCCACCCCGGGGTTCCCTGCGTCTACTGGGTCCACTTCTACGATTGGGGCTACGCCGCGGACATCAAGAAGCTGATGGCCATCCGCAAGTCCAAGGGGGTCCACTCATCGTCGGCCGTGAGCATCCAGGTGGCGGACACCAGCCGGTATGCCGCGCTCATCACCGGCACCAGCGGCACCGTGGCGATGAAGATCGGCCCGGGCGATTGGGCGCCCTCCGGCTCGGGCTGGACGCTCGCCACGTCCGGCAACAACTACGCGGTGTGGACAAAGTAA
- a CDS encoding AI-2E family transporter — translation MATEQGARRVFVGLILLSIALLLLVASPFFEAFFLAAVLAGAFQGMQTWLTRRLRGRSGLSAGLICVGFVFALLAPIAAITAFIVSEVVKGVQFVAGIIQNRGLEGLLTYVPGSLQGPAGRMLDRFQTESAGLWQTLQEQLSSRGATAAQTFGGLVAATGSLAFQAVMMLIAFYFLLVDGKRLVAWIESVSPLRRGQTTELLTEFRGVTRSVLSSTLATAGVQALAALVGFFITGVPVPVFFGAVTFFFALIPAIGAAVVCVAAAVLLLATGHPVAALVLALWGIIVVGLADNVVKPLLARRGMNMHGAIVFFALLGGLAIFGAIGLLLGPLIVAFFLAVVRIYQRDYGRTSTRLAEAAPSAPRPPLPEEEPWKVSQLLTDLEEPPKPSH, via the coding sequence ATGGCCACTGAACAAGGCGCCCGGCGCGTCTTCGTCGGACTGATCCTCCTCTCCATTGCACTGTTGCTCCTGGTCGCATCCCCCTTCTTCGAAGCCTTCTTCCTGGCTGCCGTGCTGGCTGGGGCCTTCCAAGGGATGCAGACGTGGCTGACGCGGCGTCTGCGCGGAAGAAGCGGCCTGTCCGCAGGGCTCATCTGCGTGGGCTTCGTCTTCGCCCTCCTGGCGCCCATCGCCGCCATCACGGCCTTCATCGTCTCCGAGGTGGTCAAGGGAGTGCAGTTCGTCGCGGGCATCATCCAGAACCGGGGATTGGAAGGGTTGCTGACCTACGTCCCCGGCTCTCTCCAGGGCCCGGCCGGCCGGATGCTCGATCGCTTCCAGACAGAGAGCGCTGGCCTCTGGCAGACCTTGCAGGAGCAGCTGTCGTCCCGAGGGGCGACGGCCGCCCAGACGTTCGGCGGACTCGTGGCCGCCACGGGCTCCCTGGCCTTCCAGGCCGTCATGATGCTCATCGCCTTCTACTTCCTGCTGGTGGACGGCAAACGGCTGGTCGCGTGGATTGAGAGCGTGTCTCCCCTGCGGCGCGGCCAGACGACGGAGCTGCTGACCGAGTTCCGTGGGGTCACCCGCTCCGTCCTGTCGTCCACCCTGGCCACGGCAGGGGTCCAGGCCCTGGCGGCCCTGGTAGGCTTCTTCATCACGGGCGTCCCGGTTCCGGTGTTCTTCGGGGCAGTGACGTTCTTCTTCGCCCTCATCCCCGCCATTGGCGCCGCCGTGGTGTGTGTGGCCGCAGCCGTGCTGTTGCTCGCCACCGGGCATCCCGTGGCGGCCCTCGTGCTGGCCCTCTGGGGCATCATCGTCGTGGGTCTGGCCGACAACGTCGTGAAGCCTCTGCTCGCGCGGCGCGGCATGAACATGCACGGGGCCATTGTCTTCTTCGCCCTGCTCGGAGGCCTGGCCATCTTCGGCGCCATCGGCCTGCTGCTGGGGCCACTCATCGTCGCCTTCTTCCTCGCGGTGGTGCGCATCTACCAGCGGGACTACGGCCGGACTTCCACCCGTCTGGCGGAAGCGGCTCCTTCCGCCCCGCGTCCCCCCCTGCCGGAAGAGGAGCCTTGGAAGGTGTCCCAGCTCCTCACGGACCTGGAGGAGCCCCCGAAGCCCTCCCACTGA
- a CDS encoding ISAzo13 family transposase, producing the protein MKNVDELRTKYEAIAPLLNERSRRRWAALEARAYGYGGISAVARATGLTRNTVMAGLRELQGTEDEPISLERVRHQGAGRRRLAVTDKQLKPLLEKLVNPVTRGDPQHPLRWTSKSTPHLAAELTKQGHSVSAGTVATMLKAMGFSLQSPRKVREGGSHKDRDKQFRHINRQTQLFQKKVQPVISVDTKKKELVGLFKNGGREWQVHGKPEEVNVYDFPPLAEGKAIPYGVYDVTLNAGWVSVGVDHDTPQFAANAIREWWKHMGSKEYPAATELLIVSDSGGSNSARSRVWKIELQRLADDIRMRIHVSHMPPGTSKWNKIEHRLFCHITQNWRGRPLMSYETVVSLISHTTTRTGLKVKATLDRHLYQTGIKAADTEMKELQIKRSRFHGEWNYTFTPRSDLLK; encoded by the coding sequence ATGAAGAACGTTGACGAACTGCGAACAAAGTACGAGGCGATAGCGCCGCTCCTGAACGAACGTTCTCGTCGTCGGTGGGCGGCACTAGAGGCACGTGCCTATGGATATGGTGGCATCAGTGCTGTGGCACGCGCGACAGGACTGACACGCAACACGGTGATGGCAGGACTGCGTGAACTGCAAGGCACTGAGGATGAGCCAATCTCACTGGAGCGCGTACGGCACCAAGGCGCCGGACGCAGGCGACTGGCGGTGACGGATAAGCAACTCAAACCACTTCTGGAGAAGTTGGTAAACCCAGTTACACGAGGCGATCCACAACACCCCCTGCGTTGGACGAGCAAGAGCACGCCCCATCTTGCTGCTGAGTTGACGAAGCAGGGGCATTCTGTCAGTGCTGGCACTGTGGCGACAATGCTGAAGGCGATGGGCTTCAGCCTGCAATCTCCTCGCAAGGTACGTGAGGGCGGTTCGCACAAGGATCGAGACAAACAGTTCAGACACATCAACCGACAGACGCAGCTATTCCAAAAGAAGGTGCAACCCGTCATATCGGTAGATACCAAGAAAAAGGAGCTTGTAGGGCTCTTCAAAAACGGAGGGCGCGAGTGGCAAGTCCATGGAAAGCCCGAGGAAGTGAACGTCTATGATTTTCCTCCTCTTGCCGAAGGCAAGGCTATCCCGTACGGAGTTTATGATGTAACACTGAACGCAGGTTGGGTGAGCGTTGGTGTCGATCACGACACGCCGCAGTTTGCTGCGAATGCGATTCGTGAGTGGTGGAAACACATGGGAAGCAAAGAGTACCCGGCAGCGACGGAGCTACTCATCGTGTCTGACTCTGGGGGAAGCAACAGCGCTCGCTCGCGAGTATGGAAGATCGAGTTGCAGCGACTTGCCGATGACATCCGCATGCGCATCCATGTCAGCCACATGCCTCCGGGTACAAGTAAATGGAACAAGATCGAGCATCGACTCTTTTGCCACATCACGCAAAATTGGCGAGGTCGGCCGCTCATGAGCTATGAGACAGTAGTGAGCCTCATCAGTCACACAACAACCCGCACAGGCTTGAAGGTCAAGGCAACACTTGATCGACACCTCTATCAGACGGGGATCAAGGCGGCTGATACGGAGATGAAGGAATTACAGATCAAGCGCTCAAGATTCCATGGAGAGTGGAACTACACATTCACTCCACGCTCCGACTTGCTCAAGTAA
- a CDS encoding DinB family protein, translating to MAEPIRDTLLRQLETAWALTRYHLEGLTTEECLRRPARVGLHVQRDADGHWCAEWPEHEGYNLGPASIAWLTWHLGFWWSMVLNHSFGDATLVREKVYWPGTADEVREGISRLHDGWRAEVERLSDEDLRSTERTRWPLQGKPFGDIVAWVNLELMKNAAEIGYARFVLAV from the coding sequence ATGGCGGAACCCATCCGAGACACGCTTCTCAGGCAGCTCGAAACGGCGTGGGCGCTCACCCGTTATCATCTCGAAGGATTGACCACCGAGGAGTGCCTGAGGCGTCCGGCCCGTGTGGGCTTGCACGTGCAGCGTGACGCCGATGGACACTGGTGTGCGGAGTGGCCCGAGCACGAAGGGTACAATCTGGGACCGGCCAGCATCGCGTGGCTGACGTGGCATCTCGGCTTCTGGTGGTCCATGGTGCTGAACCACTCGTTCGGAGACGCCACCCTGGTGCGGGAGAAGGTGTACTGGCCCGGCACTGCCGACGAGGTGCGTGAAGGGATCTCTCGGCTGCATGATGGGTGGCGCGCCGAGGTCGAGCGGCTCAGCGACGAGGACCTCCGGTCGACCGAACGGACTCGCTGGCCGCTGCAAGGCAAGCCCTTCGGCGACATCGTGGCCTGGGTCAATCTTGAGCTGATGAAGAACGCGGCCGAGATCGGTTACGCGCGGTTCGTCCTGGCGGTTTGA
- a CDS encoding phytanoyl-CoA dioxygenase family protein yields MSNPINKPRVLTGAHIDQFVRDGFVRIDHAFPRHLADEARAILWRDTRCAPDDPRTWTKPVVRLGMYAEKPFIEAANTPVLHAAFDQLVGEGRWLPCRSMGTFPVRFPSPEDPGDAGWHIDVSFGFESPDFMSWRANVSSKGRALLMLFLFSDVGETDAPTRIRTGSHLHMARMLAPSGEDGLSLRELAMNGFSETADCPEALATGEAGTVYLCHPFLVHSAQPHRGTQPRFMAQPPLFPRQPLELARKDGGTSPVEAAIQLALGLHDRAFRP; encoded by the coding sequence ATGTCGAACCCTATCAATAAGCCGCGCGTCCTGACCGGCGCGCACATCGATCAATTTGTACGGGATGGTTTTGTCAGGATTGATCATGCCTTTCCGCGCCACCTTGCAGACGAGGCGCGAGCGATCCTCTGGCGGGACACTCGCTGTGCCCCAGACGATCCAAGGACATGGACGAAGCCGGTTGTCCGGCTGGGCATGTACGCGGAAAAACCCTTCATCGAAGCTGCCAATACGCCTGTGTTACACGCAGCGTTCGATCAGCTTGTCGGGGAGGGCCGCTGGCTGCCCTGCCGCAGCATGGGGACGTTTCCGGTGCGCTTTCCCTCTCCAGAGGACCCTGGCGATGCGGGGTGGCACATCGACGTGAGCTTCGGGTTCGAGAGCCCGGACTTCATGTCGTGGCGGGCAAACGTCTCCTCGAAAGGGCGTGCGCTCCTGATGCTCTTCTTGTTCTCGGACGTGGGCGAGACAGACGCGCCCACCCGCATCCGGACCGGCTCGCATCTTCACATGGCACGCATGCTAGCGCCTTCAGGTGAGGACGGGCTCTCGCTGCGAGAACTGGCGATGAACGGGTTCAGTGAAACCGCTGACTGCCCAGAGGCACTCGCTACAGGCGAGGCTGGCACAGTCTACCTGTGTCACCCTTTCCTCGTTCATTCAGCGCAGCCCCACCGCGGCACACAGCCGCGATTCATGGCGCAGCCCCCGCTCTTTCCTCGGCAGCCCCTCGAACTGGCCCGAAAGGACGGCGGCACGTCTCCCGTCGAGGCGGCCATCCAGCTCGCCCTCGGCCTTCATGACAGGGCTTTCCGCCCCTGA
- a CDS encoding SDR family NAD(P)-dependent oxidoreductase, which yields MRTFIRTGAPGTSSLKRWPTFAYSSSKTALNALAVSFANELRSDGIVISVVNPGFVATDLNGHTGTLTAEEGAHRVMRATQLPLSSSGSFMTADGELSW from the coding sequence ATGAGGACGTTCATCCGCACGGGCGCACCAGGCACATCAAGCCTGAAGCGTTGGCCGACATTCGCTTACAGCTCGTCGAAAACAGCGCTGAACGCGCTTGCCGTGAGTTTCGCCAACGAACTGCGTAGCGACGGCATTGTCATCAGCGTCGTCAATCCCGGCTTCGTCGCCACGGATCTCAATGGACACACCGGCACGCTGACAGCCGAGGAGGGCGCGCACAGGGTGATGCGGGCAACGCAGTTGCCACTTTCGAGCAGCGGCAGCTTCATGACCGCCGACGGTGAGCTCTCCTGGTAG